A single region of the Gasterosteus aculeatus chromosome 1, fGasAcu3.hap1.1, whole genome shotgun sequence genome encodes:
- the LOC120816411 gene encoding endonuclease domain-containing 1 protein, with protein sequence MQTLVNLFALLSLFFSVHADVVERFQDVPECMEYFYKEKVPEWGASTPGAARLCHRFSNRYHFATLYDTNHRIAVYAAYKFQPSNGGGREKRWFVEPQLVDVSWQAEMKDGYWLGKDHPGVYQGERQALNEDYTHSGFDRGHLNPNGHHAVPSRNATFTLTNVVPQNPKLNQDAWRIYESRLTDLYRDTCSEAFVLVGAVPSTDNWIVKNNVRRVNIPDYLWNAYCCVDNNGVPIQSGGATARNTQANRVEQLSLNELGEFLQQFSNSPVGAFYNNCRA encoded by the exons ATGCAAACTCTGGTAAATTTGTTCGCTCTTCTCTCGCTCTTCTTTTCTGTTCATGCGGACGTGGTGGAACGCTTTCAG GATGTGCCAGAATGCATGGAGTACTTCTATAAAGAGAAGGTGCCGGAGTGGGGGGCTTCTACACCCGGTGCTGCGCGTCTATGTCATCGCTTCAGCAACAG GTACCACTTTGCCACCCTGTATGACACTAACCACCGTATTGCCGTCTATGCTGCCTATAAATTCCAGCCAAGCAACGGGGGAGGCAGGGAGAAAAGGTGGTTCGTAGAGCCTCAG CTAGTGGACGTGTCCTGGCAAGCCGAGATGAAGGATGGCTACTGGCTGGGGAAGGACCACCCGGGGGTCTACCAAGGGGAGAGACAGGCCCTGAATGAGGACTACACGCACTCTGGCTTCGACCGTGGTCACCTCAACCCAAACGGACACCACGCAG TCCCGAGCCGCAACGCCACGTTCACCCTGACCAACGTGGTTCCTCAGAACCCCAAGCTGAACCAGGACGCCTGGAGGATCTACGAGTCCCGGCTCACTGACCTCTACCGGGACACGTGCTCCGAGGCCTTCGTGCTGGTTGGCGCCGTTCCCTCCACAGACAACTGGATCGTTAAAAACAACGTGAGGCGGGTCAACATCCCGGACTACCTGTGGAACGCCTACTGCTGCGTGGACAACAATGGCGTACCCATTCAGAGCGGCGGTGCCACGGCGAGGAACACGCAGGCCAACCGGGTGGAGCAGCTCTCACTGAACGAACTGGGAGAATTCCTCCAGCAGTTCTCCAACTCGCCAGTGGGGGCGTTTTACAACAATTGTAGGGCGTGA